One window of Acropora palmata chromosome 1, jaAcrPala1.3, whole genome shotgun sequence genomic DNA carries:
- the LOC141874912 gene encoding putative methyltransferase C9orf114, translating to MADKDDVKRENKTKVKNKGNKRKKDPSPEQESSDSKTKLRKTDDSTEMNNTRGRHFTVSLALPGSIINNAQSPELKTYLAGQIARALAVFSIDEVVIFDESVRAQIDSDNSFKRSKDPNVFLARILQYLECPQYLRKIFFPKHLDLQYAGILNPLDTPHHMTIDEDAPFREGVVLDRPVKMGAGSFVNAGMRKEVRIDKALKPGLRVTVKFGENSKTGSKFYSGTVVSPSAPRTECGLYWGYNVRVAPSFGAVFTQSPYTDGYDVTIGTSESGTSVDELELPNFRHLLVVFGGLKGLEASLESDEQLTANDPTLVFDHYLNTCPGQGSGTIRTEEALLVTMSALRPIIANATNWKFVSNN from the exons atggcggacaag GATGATGTAAAGCGTGAAAATAAGACGAAAG TAAAGAACAAAggcaataaaagaaaaaaagatccttctCCTGAACAAGAATCCTCTGATTCAAAgacaaaactgagaaaaacagATGACAGCACAGAGATGAACAACACAAGAG GACGTCATTTCACCGTCAGCCTTGCCCTCCCAGGCTCAATCATAAACAATGCTCAGTCTCCAGAATTAAAAACTTATTTAGCAGGCCag ATTGCCCGTGCCTTAGCAGTTTTCAGTATAGATGAGGTTGTTATCTTTGACGAGTCAGTCAGGGCTCAGATTGATTCTGACAATTCTTTCAAGAGAAGCAAAGATCCAAATGTTTTTCTAGCAAGAATTCTTCAGTATCTAGAGTGTCCTCAGTACCTCAGGAAAATCTTCTTTCCAAAACATTTGGACCTACAATATGCTG GAATATTAAACCCCTTGGATACTCCACATCACATGACGATAGATGAAGATGCTCCCTTCAGGGAAGGTGTGGTTCTCGATAGACCAGTGAAGATGGGTGCTGGTTCTTTTGTTAATGCTGGCATGAGAAAAGAAGTAAGAATAGACAAAGCCCTGAAACCAGGTCTTCGAGTTACTGTCAAATTTGGGGAGAACTCAAAAACAG GAAGTAAGTTTTACAGTGGAACAGTGGTGTCACCCAGTGCACCAAGAACAGAGTGCGGGCTTTACTGGGGTTACAATGTGCGAGTGGCACCATCTTTTGGTGCAGTTTTTACACAAAGTCCATACACGGATGGCTATGACGTGACAATAGGGACTTCAGAAAGTGGAACCTCAGTTGATGAATTGGAGCTTCCAAATTTTag GCATTTGTTAGTTGTATTTGGTGGACTGAAAGGACTGGAGGCCAGTTTGGAATCTGATGAACAGCTCACTGCTAATGATCCAACTCTTGTGTTTGATCATTATTTGAACACTTGTCCTGGCCAAGGGAGTGGTACAATCAGGACGGAAGAAGCATTATTGGTCACCATGTCTGCTCTAAGACCAATTATAGCAAATGCAACTAACTGGAAATTTGTGTCTAACAACTGA
- the LOC141874928 gene encoding WD repeat domain-containing protein 83-like, producing the protein MELLLPCKESNQLEGHQGAVRAVRFNYDGNYCLTCGSDKLLKLWNPHKGVLLKTYTGHGYEVLDAAGSGDNSRLASCGADKTVVHWDVATGQILRRFRGHTGRINCVKFNQPDSTVIISGSYDTTVRCWDCRSRSPEPIQVIDDAKDSVSSVMLSQQEILSGSIDGKVRNYDLRMGQLRVDCIGQPVTSVSFTKDGQCVLVSTLDNTIRLLDKDSGELLNEFTGHVNKDYKVDSCLSSSDAQVVSGSENGNIYFWDLVEAKIVHTLEKAHKLVVYSISYHPNANCLLSASSDSKVKVWHDSNWEPE; encoded by the exons ATGGAACTATTACTTCCATGCAAGGAGTCTAATCAGTTAGAGGGTCATCAAGGGGCTGTGCGAGCCGTGAGGTTTAATTACGATGGAAACTACTGTTTGACATGTGGAAGCGATAAGCTTCTCAAGTTGTGGAACCCTCACAAAGGTGTACTTCTCAAAACATACACTGGACACGGATATGAAGTACTTGATGCTGCAGGATCAGGTGATAACAGTAGGTTGGCGAGCTGTGGAGCTGATAAGACCGTGGTTCATTGGGATGTAGCTACTGGGCAGATTCTCCGACGATTTAGAGGGCATACTGGT AGAATAAACTGTGTGAAGTTTAATCAACCTGACAGCACAGTCATCATTTCTGGATCATATGACACTACAGTGCGTTGTTGGGACTGTAGATCTAGGAGCCCTGAACCCATTCAAGTAATAGATGATGCTAAGGATAGTGTGTCATCAGTGATGCTGTCCCAACAAGAGATCCTCTCTGG CTCAATTGATGGCAAAGTTCGCAACTACGATCTTCGAATGGGTCAACTGCGTGTGGATTGTATTGGCCAGCCAGTAACAAGTGTGAGCTTTACCAAGGACGGCCAGTGTGTGCTGGTATCAACTCTTGATAATACAATTCGCTTGCTGGACAAGGACTCAGGAGAACTGTTAAATGA GTTCACAGGTCATGTTAACAAAGACTATAAAGTAGACAGTTGTTTGAGTAGCAGTGATGCACAGGTGGTGAGTGGCTCAGAGAAtggaaatatatatttctggGATCTGGTTGAAGCAAAAATCGTACATACCCTGGAAAAAGCTCACAAATTGGTTGTGTATTCTATCTCTTACCATCCTAACGCAAATTGCCTATTGTCTGCATCTTCAGACTCAAAAGTCAAAGTTTGGCACGACTCAAATTGGGAACCTGAGTAA
- the LOC141890394 gene encoding uncharacterized protein LOC141890394, which yields MRGKHLLAVILVVIVSRAMAKSVKNHAKSLKSKHKQQEGHRRHASVYPGSSVTPSAAPNATTPAPVQPGATAAPVPPPATAITPAPVPVPSPTVVPSAPNVSTIAPAPVPGVTPNVTTIAPSPAPVAAPNVTSGAPASVTVPGVVPPGANTSSPTLQPPAAPAPNVTTAPPPAPAALPAATPVPAAPNVTTAAPVPASNVTTVAPAPAAVPPATPAPNGTLPPPAAVTPVVPPASGAPVTTTPTPASGVVSSTASFKEDITTEKKKYKHHEDKKEARKPKKNDSKSGKKKQRNDLSKKKQHEECKRRRDKSSKKSKKLSKNVSGRTSLIGMFILC from the exons ATGAGAGGCAAACATCTACTGGCAGTCATTCTCGTGG tgaTTGTGTCAAGAGCCATGGCTAAAAGCGTAAAGAACCATGCCAAAAGCCTAAAATCAAAGCACAAGCAACAAGAAGGGCATCGTCGACATGCTTCGGTATATCCGGGTTCCTCTGTCACTCCATCTGCCGCCCCTAATGCCACAACACCTGCACCAGTGCAACCGGGCGCCACGGCAGCTCCTGTACCTCCGCCGGCAACTGCAATCACCCCAGCACCTGTCCCAGTTCCAAGTCCAACTGTAGTACCATCAGCACCAAACGTTTCCACTATAGCACCAGCGCCAGTTCCAGGAGTAACACCAAATGTCACGACAATTGCACCATCACCAGCTCCTGTCGCGGCTCCCAACGTCACTTCTGGCGCACCGGCAAGTGTTACAGTTCCTGGTGTTGTACCGCCAGGAGCAAACACCTCCTCACCGACATTACAACCACCAGCAGCTCCTGCTCCAAATGTTACCACAGCACCACCTCCGGCGCCTGCAGCACTCCCTGCAGCCACGCCGGTACCAGCAGCCCCCAACGTGACTACAGCTGCCCCAGTTCCTGCTTCTAACGTCACCACAGTAGCCCCAGCACCAGCCGCTGTCCCACCAGCCACACCAGCACCAAATGGAACACTACCCCCACCGGCTGCAGTAACCCCTGTGGTTCCACCAGCAAGCGGTGCTCCAGTCACCACTACTCCAACACCTGCAAGTGGGGTTGTTTCTTCCACAGCAA GTTTCAAGGAAGATATTACaacagagaagaaaaaatacaaacatcATGAGGACAAGAAAGAGgcaagaaaaccaaaaaagaacgATAGCAAGtcaggaaaaaagaaacagagaaacgatttatcgaaaaaaaagcaacatgaAGAGTGTAAAAGACGAAGAGATAAAAGTAGCAAGAAGAGCAAGAAACTGTCGAAGAATGTGTCTGGAAGAACCTCTCTGATCGGCATGTTTATATTGTGCTAA
- the LOC141883236 gene encoding uncharacterized protein LOC141883236: MTYAACLTFVVFSYSFLAFVDASVKRSQNAASQLPSSPDSTYKPHSPVIKGKSKRNVTLTAKHFSREKSSDKGNVNAKRGFSERDSGPWSVKSDTSLPQPQQYDDMGGAVRNPLEDGTYLTPAKSTDKFEYFTEHYSPDPYVAAAQREEWMTVNTGNGVSPNPRLSRKSKRPKVKQNKEIIVLVKKAKIKHVRSVHNKAR, translated from the exons atgacaTATGCCGCGTGTTTaacatttgttgttttttcgtATTCGTTCTTGGCTTTTGTTG ACGCATCTGTTAAACGTTCCCAGAATGCAGCATCTCAACTCCCGTCATCCCCAGATTCCACGTATAAACCACACAGCCCTGTAATAAAAGGAAAATCGAAACGCAACGTGACGCTCACAGCTAAACACTTCTCTCGGGAAAAATCCAGTGACAAAGGAAATGTAAACGCTAAGAGGGGTTTCTCGGAAAGAGACTCGGGGCCGTGGTCAGTCAAAAGCGATACAAGTTTACCGCAACCTCAGCAGTATGATGACATGGGAG GCGCCGTCAGGAATCCTCTTGAAGATGGGACTTACTTGACACCCGCCAAATCTACGGACAAGTTTGAGTACTTCACTGAACACTACTCACCAGATCCCTACGTAGCAGCTGCACAGAGGGAGGAATGGATGACAGTGAATACCGGCAACGGGGTCTCGCCCAACCCACGCCTCAGCCGAAAATCCAAAAGACCCAAagtcaaacaaaacaaggaaattattgttttagtgaAGAAGGCGAAAATCAAACACGTCCGGAGCGTGCACAATAAGGCGCGATGA
- the LOC141892902 gene encoding Golgi-associated plant pathogenesis-related protein 1-like isoform X1 codes for MEQFLFFNDFTMILIIFLVTSWISLSTSDSKFSQVPIRMFRREFIGETNGCDRACQKECINVHNKYRANHGAKPLVFDQKLANEAQALIDKGVFKHSDWVKLKKKGAAFAWGSLFPTFTAVIKSWHDEGFYYDYQKGAPKKPTQIVDHFEQIMWKGARKIGCARGGFYGEPWYVAHYDQAPDISKDSAIDNIQEPMMDESNWFKDSSPYTDELQNAETV; via the exons ATGGAG CAGTTCTTATTCTTCAACGATTTCACAATGATCCTCATCATTTTCCTGGTAACTTCCTGGATTTCACTTTCAACATCAG ATAGTAAATTCTCCCAGGTGCCTATCAGGATGTTCCGTCGGGAATTTATTGGAGAAACCAATG GTTGTGATCGCGCATGTCAGAAGGAATGCATTAATGTTCACAACAAATACAGAGCTAATCATGGCGCTAAGCCATTGGTGTTCGATCAAAAGCTGGCGAACGAGGCACAAGCGTTGATTGACAAGGGAGTGttcaagcattctgattgggtgaagctgaaaaagaaaggcGCTGCGTTTGCTTGGGGATCGCTCTTCCCAACATTCACCGCTGTTATAAAGAGTTGGCACGACGAAGGCTTTTATTATGATTACCAAAAAGGGGCTCCAAAGAAACCAACTCAG ATAGTAGACCACTTTGAACAGATAATGTGGAAGGGAGCTCGCAAGATTGGCTGTGCTCGTGGTGGTTTTTATGGAGAGCCTTGGTATGTGGCACATTATGACCAAGCACCAGATATAAGCAAGGATAGCGCCATAGACAACATCCAGGAACCGATGATG GATGAAAGCAATTGGTTCAAGGATTCGTCCCCATACACAGATGAATTGCAAAATGCAGAGACTGTATAA
- the LOC141892902 gene encoding Golgi-associated plant pathogenesis-related protein 1-like isoform X2, which translates to MILIIFLVTSWISLSTSDSKFSQVPIRMFRREFIGETNGCDRACQKECINVHNKYRANHGAKPLVFDQKLANEAQALIDKGVFKHSDWVKLKKKGAAFAWGSLFPTFTAVIKSWHDEGFYYDYQKGAPKKPTQIVDHFEQIMWKGARKIGCARGGFYGEPWYVAHYDQAPDISKDSAIDNIQEPMMDESNWFKDSSPYTDELQNAETV; encoded by the exons ATGATCCTCATCATTTTCCTGGTAACTTCCTGGATTTCACTTTCAACATCAG ATAGTAAATTCTCCCAGGTGCCTATCAGGATGTTCCGTCGGGAATTTATTGGAGAAACCAATG GTTGTGATCGCGCATGTCAGAAGGAATGCATTAATGTTCACAACAAATACAGAGCTAATCATGGCGCTAAGCCATTGGTGTTCGATCAAAAGCTGGCGAACGAGGCACAAGCGTTGATTGACAAGGGAGTGttcaagcattctgattgggtgaagctgaaaaagaaaggcGCTGCGTTTGCTTGGGGATCGCTCTTCCCAACATTCACCGCTGTTATAAAGAGTTGGCACGACGAAGGCTTTTATTATGATTACCAAAAAGGGGCTCCAAAGAAACCAACTCAG ATAGTAGACCACTTTGAACAGATAATGTGGAAGGGAGCTCGCAAGATTGGCTGTGCTCGTGGTGGTTTTTATGGAGAGCCTTGGTATGTGGCACATTATGACCAAGCACCAGATATAAGCAAGGATAGCGCCATAGACAACATCCAGGAACCGATGATG GATGAAAGCAATTGGTTCAAGGATTCGTCCCCATACACAGATGAATTGCAAAATGCAGAGACTGTATAA